In Neovison vison isolate M4711 chromosome 11, ASM_NN_V1, whole genome shotgun sequence, one genomic interval encodes:
- the CASP6 gene encoding caspase-6, with translation MSSGPRLRGVRPAGEEQNVTEMDAFRKSEIFDPAEKYKMDHKRRGTALIFNHERFFWHLMLPERRGTSADRDNLTRRFSELGFEVKCFNDLRAEELLLKIHEVSTSSHTDADCFLCVFLSHGEGNHIYAYDAKIEIQTLTGLFKGDKCQSLVGKPKIFIIQACRGDQHDVPVIPLDVVDHQTDALEANVTQVDAASVHTLPAGADFLMCYSVAEGYYSHRETVNGSWYIQDLCEMLGKFGSSLEFTELLTLVNRKVSQRRVDFCKDPNAIGKKQVPCFASMLTKKLHFFPKSK, from the exons ATGAGCTCCGGGCCGCGGCTCCGCGGGGTTCGCCCTGCAG gtgaggaACAAAATGTGACAGAAATGGACGCCTTCCGTAAGAG TGAAATATTTGATCCGGCAGAAAAGTACAAAATGGACCACAAGAGGAGAGGAACTGCTTTAATCTTCAACCACGAGAGGTTCTTCTGGCATTTAATGTTGCCAGAACGGCGGGGCACCAGCGCAGACAGAGACAATCTTACACGCAG GTTTTCAGAACTAGGATTTGAAGTGAAATGCTTTAATGATCTTAGAGCAGAAGAACTACTGCTCAAAATTCATGAGG TGTCAACCTCTAGCCACACGGATGCCGACTGCTTTTTATGTGTTTTCCTGAGTCATGGTGAAGGCAATCACATTTACGCATATGATGCCAAAATTGAAATTCAGACACTGACTGGCTTATTCAAAGGAGACAAATGTCAAAGCCTagttggaaaacccaaaatatttatcattcaG GCATGCCGGGGAGACCAGCACGACGTGCCAGTCATTCCTCTGGACGTAGTGGATCATCAGACCGACGCACTGGAGGCCAACGTCACCCAGGTGGATGCGGCCTCCGTGCACACACTGCCTGCTGGAGCCGACTTCCTCATGTGCTACTCTGTGGCAGAAG gcTATTATTCTCATCGGGAAACTGTGAATGGCTCGTGGTACATTCAAGATTTATGTGAGATGCTGGGGAAATTTGGCTCCTCCTTGGAGTTCACGGAACTCCTCACTCTGGTGAACAGGAAAGTCTCTCAGCGCCGAGTGGACTTTTGCAAAGACCCAAATGCAATTggaaagaagcaggttccctgctttgCCTCAATGCTAACTAAAAAGCTGCATTTCTTTCCGAAATCTAAATGA